Sequence from the Streptomyces sp. R33 genome:
CGGCGGCCCGGTGCTGGCCGTGGCGACGGCGGTGGTCGACGGCCGGCCCGTCGCCGTCACCGGCAGCCGGGACAAGACCGTGCGCGTGTGGGACCTGGCCGCGGGCCGCCCACTCCACGAGCCGGTGACCGGCCGCACCGACCCGGTGTCGTCGATGACGGCAGAGGTCATATCCGTGACCACGGCAGTGGCGGGCCGGCAGCCCGTGGCCGTCACGCTGAACACCGACACCTCGGTGCTCCTGTTCGACCTGGCGACCGGCCGTCAGGCCGGGGAGTTCGTCCGGGTACTGGAGAGCACGACGGTGGATGGCCGCAGCGGCGTCCTCACGATCGGGGTGGACCGGACCGCCTGCCTGTGGGACCTGGCCACGGGCCGCCAGGTCGGCGCATTCGCGCACGTGACGGACACGGCGGAGCTGGACGGGCGCCGCGTGGTGCTCACCTGCGCAGCGGACGGTGCGATCCATGTGTGGGACGTGGCCACCGGCCGCGAGGTGGGGGAGTCCCTGGAGGTGGTGAGCGCCGCATCGCTCGACGGGCGCTCGCTAGCCCTCACCGCGGGGGCGGACCGGGCGCCGCGGCTGTGGGACCTGACCACCGGCCACCCCGTCGACGACCCCGGGACCGCCCCTGCGGCCCTGGAGGGCCCGGGCGCCGAGGGCATCCCGTACATATCCGCGGTGACGGTGCTGAACGGGCAGGTCGTCGCCCTCACGGTCGACACCGGAGAGGAGACGCTCCTCGAAGAAGTGACGACCGGTCGCAGGATCGGCGCGGCCGCGCACGGGGTGGAGACCGCCGTGATCGACGGCCGGCCCGTCGCGCTCGTGGCCGGTGCCGACGGGACCCTGCGCATCTGGGACCTGGCCGCCGCTCATCGAGGAGCGGACGGCGTACGTGTCGTGGAGACCCTCGTGCCGAGCGGACGGCAACTCGCCCTCGCCGTCGGGGCCGACCGGGAGGCACGCGTCTGGGAGCTGATCACCGGCCACCGCGACACCCGGTCGCACCTGGGCAGCAGCACCGGCGCAGCCGACCCGGCCGGTGCCGCGGCGAACGCGGTGCTGGACGGGCGACCGGTCATCCTCACCGCCGAGGACGACGGGCCGGTGCGGGTACGGGACGCGGCCACCGGGCAGCCCGTGGGCCTGCCGCTCAGCGGCCACACCGATCGCGTCTGGGCCGTCACCGCCGCGAACGCCGATGGGCGCACGCTCGCCGTCACCGCCGGCCTCGACCGGACGGTACGGGTATGGGACATGACGACCCGGCAGCAGGAGGGCGCACCGCTCACCGGCCACACGGGTCAGGTCTGGGACGTGGCCACCGCGGTCCTGGACGGCCGGCCCGTGGCCGTCACGGCGGGCGCCGACCACACGGTGAAGACCTGGGACCTCACCCGCACGCCCCAGGGCGGCCAACCCCTGCCAGGGAACGCCGGTTCGGTCCTGGCGGTCGCCACCGCGGTGCTCGAAGGACGGCCCGTCGCCGTGACGGCAGGAGCCGACCAGACCGTGCGGGCCTGGGACCTGGCCACGGGGCGGCAGGCCGCCGAGGCCCTCACCGGCTTCGAGGGCGAGGTGTCCGCCCTGGCCACTGCGGTGGTGGACGGCCGGGTCGTCGTCGTCACCGCGGCGCCGGACGCCAGGGTGCACGTCCGGGAACTGGTGGGCGGCCAGTACGTCCATGAGCCGTTTCCCAGTCACCAGGGCAGGGTGCTGGCCCTGGCCACCGCCGTGCTGAACGGCCGGCCCGTCGCCGTCACCGCAGGCGCCGACCGCACCGTGTGCATCTGGGACCTCGCCACCGGGCGCCAGGTCGGCGAACCCCTCGTCGGCCACTCCAGCCGGATCCTCGCCGTGGCGACCACCGAACTGGCGGGCCGGCCCGTCGCGGTCACGGGGAGCTGGGACCGGACGGTCCGGGTGTGGGACCTCGCCACCGGAGCGCAGCTCGGCGAACCCCTGACCGGCCACACCGACTGGGTGACCTCGGTGGCGACCTCGATGGTGGCCGGGCAGCCCGTCGCGGTCACCAGAAGCCGGGACGACACCGTGCGCCTGTGGGACCTGGCCACCGGGCGGCAGACCGGCAGCGCCCCGGCACGCCACACGGGCCCGGGCCGGGCCATGGCCGTCACCGGTGTCGCGGGGCGGACCGTGGTGGCCGTCGGCCAGGAGCGGACGGTGGAGTTCTGGGATCTCGCCACCGGCTGCGAGGTGGGGGCCGAGTACGTGCTCCCGCTCCCCGTCGGAGCGCTCGCCGCCGCGCCGGGCGGAGCGCTGGTGCTCGCGTACGGGCCGCAGACCGCGGTGCTCAGCCGGCGGACGACGCACCCCGGACACCCCGCCCGGGCGCTCGGGGAGGAAAATCCCCCGCCCCTGGCGAGGCGCGATCCGAAAGAGACGGCATAGCATCGGCCGGTGCACGCCGAATCCCGCCCCTGGTCCCCGTATCCGAAGATCCCCGCAGGCCGCAGGCTGGGCGAGACGGGCGGGCGGGACTGGGTCGCCCAGGAGAAGATCCACGGTGCCAACTTCGCCGTCGTCTGCGACGGCACCGGCCCGCGCCCGGCCAAACGCCGCGAACTCCTCGCGGACGGCGGCCTCGACGACTTCTTCGGCGTCGGCCGCATCTGGCCGGCCCTGGCGGTCGCCGCGGGCCGGTGCGCCGCGCTGCTGCGGGAGCGGTACGGGGCCGCGGCCTCGGCCGTCGTGACCGTCTACGGCGAACTCGCGGGCGGCCGCTATCCGCACCCCGACATCCCCCCGGTGCCGGGAGCCGAGCCCGTGCAGACCGGCGTCTGGTACGCACCGGAACTGCTGTGGCTGCCGTTCGACGCGACCGTCGCCACCGGCGACGGCCTGTGCTGGGTCTCCGACCAGGCGCTGCGGGCCGCGGCGGACGCGGCCGGTCTGCACGGCGCGCCCCTGCTGGCACGGGGCACCCTCGCCCGGGTCGGGCAGCTGCCGGTGGTGTTCCCTACCCGGCTGCCCGCGCTGCTGGGTCTGCCCGCCCTGCCGGACAACCGCGCCGAGGGCATCGTCGTCAAACCCGCGGGGGAGTCATGGACGGCCACCCCGCCGATGGCCAAGCTCAAGCAGCCCGCCTTCGCCGAGGACGAGCGCTTCGCCGGGTCCCGCCCCTTCCGGGCGCCCGCCGAGGGCGCGGCCGGCGTCCCCGGCTGGCTGCTGGCCCACGCGACCGGACTCCTCACACCGGCCCGGGCCGCGTCGGCGGTGAGCAAGCTGGGGCCCCGTACCCCGGAGGGGGAGGTGGCCGCCGAGATCGCCCGCGACGCCGCGGACGAGACCGAGGAGGCGCTGGGCGGGCTGGACGGGGTCACGCGACACGCTCTGGAGGGCGCCCTGCACGCCGGAGCGCTGTCCCTGGTCCGCTTCGACGCGGCCGACCGGCGTACGGGATTCGCACGGTGACACGCGCCTGTGGCCGGTCCGTTCGGCCACGACTCACGGCACAGTGGAGCCATGAGCGCTGACGACAGGAACCCTCTCGCCCTGGCACGCGTGTCGACCAGGCTTCCGGCCCAGGACCTGGACCGGGCGCGGCGTTTCTACGCCGAGACGCTCGGTCTGGAGCCCGTGGACGAACGGCCCGGCGGGCTGCTGTACCGGTGCGCAGGCACGGAGTTCGTCCTGTTCAAGTCGACGGGCGCCTCGCCCGGCACCTTCACCCAGATGGCGTTGGAGGTGGACGACATCGAGGCCGCGGTGTCGGCACTCAAGCAGCGCGGAGTGGTCTTCGAAGAGGTCGACGTACCGGGGTTCCGGACGAAGGACGGGATCGCCGAGATCGAGGGGAACTACCCGAGCAAGGGCGCGCGGGGAGAACGTGGCGCCTGGTTCCGTGACAGCGAGGGAAACCTGCTGGGCATGGGCGAGCCAGTCGTCTGAGCCCGCCCGCCCGCCCCGCCGGGTGCGGCCCGCTGCCGGGTCCGGCAGCGGGCCGCTCACTCCCCGAACGCGCCGTGCCGCCCCTCGCCCGAGGCGAACCGGCCCGCTCCCGCCCGGGTCTCGCCCGCGGTCAGCGGCACCAGACCGTGCCGGTACTCGCCCGCCAGTGCCTCGGCTTCGTCCAGCCCGTGCTGTTCCAGGACGGACAGCCGATCGTGGCGCAGGCACAGCTGGGGGAACGCGGCGATCTCGCGGGCCAGCGCCTCCGCGGCCTGCCGGGAGTGCCCCGTGGGGACCACACGGTTGGCGAGGCCGATGTCGTGCGCCTCGGCGGCGGCGACCGGACGACCCGTCAGGATCAGGTCCATGGCGCGGCTCTCGCCGATCAGGCGGGGCAGCCGTACCGTACCGCCGTCGATCAGCGGCACGCCCCAGCGGCGGCAGAACACCCCGAAAACCGCGTCCTCCTCCACCACCCGCAGATCGCACCAGAGGGCCAGCTCCAGGCCCCCGGCCACCGCGTGCCCCGCGACGGCCGCGATCACCGGCTTGCCGAGCCGCATCCGGGTCGGGCCCATGGGCCCGTCCCCCGACGCGAGCACCTGGTTGCCGCGCTCGGTGCCGATGGCCTTGAGGTCCGCGCCCGCGCAGAAGGTCCCGCCCTCGCCCCACAGCACGGCGACGGCCGCGTCCTCGTCGGCCTCGAACCGGCGGAAGGCATCGGCGAGCTGCGCCGCCGTCGGGCCGTCCACGGCGTTGCGGACCTCCGGCCTGCTCAGGATCACCGTGAACACCGGGCCGTCCCGTTCCACCCGTACCGAGGCCTGCTCGTCCACCATGCCGCACCCTCCCGCTCGCAGGCCTCCATTGTGCGGGAGGGCGGCTCCGCGAGCGCTGTGATGTGTGCTGAAGGGTCTCGGCCGAGGGCATGCCGCTGAAGGGCTTCAGCGCCGGCCGGTGAATTCCCAGGCCTGGATGTCGCGGTAGTGGATCGGGCCGGGGCCGCGGCCTATGTTGCTGCCGACCAGGTGGAGGCGTTCGGCCTGCCACGGGCGGCCGGTGAACCCGGTGAGTGCGGCGGCGACTTCCACCGTGCTGGAGGTGTCGCTGCGGCGGGAGCGGGCCAGCGTCAGGTGGGGGCGCAGCGGCCGGTCTTCGAAGGCGATACCGCAGTCCTTGACGACGCTGCGCACCTGCGCGGTGAGCCCGTGCAGTCCGTCGACCTCCCCGTCGATACCGCTCCAGAGCACCCGGTGGTCGAAGTGTCCGCTGCCGCGCAGCGCCAGCTCCAGGGGCCGGTGCGCTGCGGCGAGGGCGGCGAGCGGCGGCTGCAGCAGCGGGACCGCGGTGACCGGGAGTTCACCGAGGAAGGCCAGGGTGATGTGCCAGTCCTCGATGCGGTTCCAGCGCAAGCCCGGGTACGCGTGGTAGGCGGGCCGCAGCTCCCGGGCCAGTTCCTCCTTGGCCTCGTCGGGCGGGGCGAGGGCGATGAACACACGGACGGTCGCGGGCTGGATCTCTTCGTTCACGAGGGACTTCGTACCGCACCCCGGTTGATCCCGTCATCTTCGGAAACCGGGAGATCCGTGACAGCGGGAGACCTCGGGGGGAAGTCCGAGGTCTCCCGCTGTCCGTACGGGGTGTCTCGCCGGCACGTCGGTCCGATAGGCCGCGAGTGGCTACGTGGTGCCCGTCATGCTGGCGAACACGACCACGTTGCTGTTGTAGTAGTGCTTCTTCGGGTCGAACTCGCCGCCGCACGTGACCAGGCGAAGGCCTGCGTGGTCGAGGTTCTTGTAGACCTCGAGCGTCGGGAACTCGGCCTTCGGGTACTCGGCGACCCGGTCCACCGTGAACGTGGCCGTCTTGTTGTCCCGCCGGGTCACCTTGATCGTGTCGCCGGCCTTCATCGTCTTGAGCTTCTCGAACACCGCCGCCGCGCCGTTCCACGTGACATGGCCGGCGATCACGGCGGGCCCCTGGGAGCCGGGCGTCGGCCCCGGCTCGTACCAGCCCGCGCGACCGGGGTCCTTGGGGGTCTGCATCGTTCCGTCCGCGTTCTGCCGCAGCGTCTCCAAGGAGCTGGAGAGCCCGAGGGACGGGATCGAGATGCTCTGCGGCTCCGAGCGGGCGAGGGCGGGCTTGACCTGGCCCGCACCCGCACCCGCACCCGCACCCGCACCGCTCTGCGCCCCGCCCTGCGGGGCCTGACCTCGAGGGGCGGCGGGGGCCGCCGAATCCTGGCCCCCGCACGCCGCGAGAAACAACGTGGCGAGGGCTGCGGCGGCCAGGGCTGCGGCCCGGCGGCGGGCGGGCCGCACGGTGGATGCGGCGGGTGCACGGCGCACGGCCGGTGCGGAGGTCCGCCCGGCCTTCACGCGGCGGCCCCCATGCCCTCCGTACGGACGCGGACCGAGGCGGCCCGCCTCCGCGCGACGAACAACGCGCCGGACGCAGCGCCGGCGACCGCCGCGGACAGGGCGAGTGCGGACCCGGTGATCGCCGTATCCGGCGTCGCCGCGCTCTGCGGAGCACCACCGCCGGTCTCGATGCCGCCGACCGGGAGGGAACCCACGGACGCGCCCATGACCATGCCGCAGTTGGTCGGAGCCGTGGCCTCCTGGGGCAGCTTCGGGTCGAGCTCGCTCTTGCCGGCGCCCTCGAAGTCGTACTTGCCGTTCTTGTTGCGGTCGATGCCGTGCTGCACGATGTGCAGGTCCTTGATGTGGTCGACCACGGCCTGCGAAACGGTGATCGTCCGCTTGTACGAGACCTTGCCCTGCTTGTTCGCGACGGGCATGCGTTCCACGGCGAGGCCGCTGGTCGCCTGGGTGTCCCCGGACGTGGTGAGCGAGATGTTGATGTCGCCGTAGTCGACGGTGGCCTCGGTGTTGCTGAGGATCCCGTCGCCATTGGTGTCGTCACTGGCGTCGGGGCACTGGAAGTCGTGCCCGTTGGTCGAGCCGTGCAGATGCTGGGCCGACGGCGACCCGGGCACCATGCCCTCGGACTCGATCTGCACGGTCAGCTGATTGCCCTTGAGGCTGAGCATGGCCGTACCCCGGGAACCGGAGCTGTTGAGCTGCGCCAGATCGATCTGGTACGCCTTCCCGCCCTCCGCGAGAGCCGGGCCGGAAAGCCCTACGGTCAGGAACACGGCGGCGGGCACGGCGGCGACCACCACGAGGCGACCAGTGCGCTTGGCTATCACATTCGCTCCTGTTCCGCGCTTTCCCCGGGTGGGGAATCGCAGATCGTACGGGTTTGACGTGAGCTCCCGGAGAGGGTCTCGCCGCTACTTCGGAGCGCCGGCGTCCGTGGATTGGTGCTTCTTGGAGAAATTTCTCGGCGGCCGTGGCCGGCACCCTGAGCGCGGCAGCATCCGGCAGTGCGGTTTCGCGCCAACTCTCTTCCATTTCAGGCAGGTTGCGGCTGTGTGGACCTATGTTCCAGGGGTCCACCGGTTCGCCCCAGGAGGTCAGATTGCAGTACAGGCGACGCTTCCTCGCCTCTTTCCGCGTGTTACGCCGTTCCCACCTGCTCATCGCCCTCGGCCTCGGCTCGCTGCTGGTCGGTCTGATGCCGTGGCTCGGGGTCGAGGGGCCGGCAGCGGCCGGCCGTGCCCCGGCGCCCCGGCCCGTACCCGTTCCGTTCGACCAGCAGACGGCGAAGCAGTCACCGCACCACGGCATCGCGCCGGCGAACGCCATGGAACCCACGGCTCCCCTCCTCGACCGGACCGGCTGGACGGCCACGGCGAGCGACGAGGAGACCACCGGTGAGAACGGCCGCGCAGCCAATGTGCTCGACGGCAACGACAGCACCATCTGGCACAGCAAGTGGGCCGGTACGCCCGCCCCCTTGCCGCACAGCATCACCATCGACATGCACCGCACGGCCGTCGTCTCCGCCCTCCTCTACCGCCCCCGCGCCGACGGAGCCAACGGGCGCGTCGGCGAGTACAGCATCAGTGTCAGTACGGACGGACAGGCCTGGGCGAGCCCGGTCGCCTCGGGCACGCTGGCCGACGACGCCGGCGCCAAGACGCTCGGGTTCGCCCCGCAAGGGGCCCGGTTCGTACGGCTGACGGCGCTGACCGAGGCCGGCGGCCGAGGCCCCTGGACCTCCGCCGCCGAGATCAACCTGCTGGGCGACCCCGGCACCCCCGCAGCCACCGTCGACCTGTCCCGGACCGGCTGGACGGCCACGGCGAGCGACGAGGAGACCGGCGGTGAGAACGGCCGCGCGGCGAATGTGCTCGACGGCAACGACAGCACCATCTGGCACAGCAAGTGGGCAGGAACTCCCGCCCCCTTGCCGCACAGCATCACCATCGACATGCACCGCACGACGGCCGTCTCCGCCCTCGTCTACCACCCCCGCGTGGACGGACCCAACGGCCGGGCAGGCGCGTACACCGTCACCACCAGCACCGACGGCACGGCCTTCGCCGCACCGGTCGCCGCGGGCACCTGGCGCGACGACGACACGGTCAAGACCGCCACCTTCACCCGCACCGAGACCGCCCGCTTCATACGCCTGACCGTGACCACCGAGGCCGGCGGCCGCGGCCCCTGGACCTCGGCCGGTGAAATACGCCTGAGCGGACCGGCCAGCCCGGCCGCCCACGGCGTGTGGGACCGGATCACAGGCTTCCCGCTGGTACCCGTGGCCACCGCCGCCCTGCCCGGCGACAAGCTGCTCGCCTGGTCCGCGTACGCCGTCGACCGCTTCGGCGGCAGCAACGGCTACACCCAGACCGCGATCCTGGACCTGAAGACCGGCAAGGTCACGCAGCGCCGCATCGACAACACCGGCCACGACATGTTCTGCCCCGGCATCGCCATGCTGGCCGACGGCCGGGTGCTGGTCACCGGCGGAAGCAACGCGGAGAAGGCCAGCATCTACGATCCGGCCACCGACACCTGGTCCGCCACCACCAGCATGAACATCGCCCGCGGCTACCAGGCGATGACGCTGCTCTCCACCGGAGAGGCCTTCGTCCTCGGCGGATCCTGGAGCGGAGGCGCAGGGGACAAGGCCGGTGAGGCCTGGTCGCCGGACACCCGTACGTGGCGCAGGCTCCCCGGGGTCTCGGCCGTCCCGGCGCTGACCGCCGACCCGGCAGGCCCGTACCGGGCCGACAACCACATGTGGCTGCACGCCACTTCGGGCGGCAAGGTACTGCAACTGGGCCCGAGCCGGCAGATGAACTGGATCTCGACGAGCGGCCAGGGCAGCATCACGCCCGCCGGCACCCGGGCCGACAGTCAGGACGCCATGACCGGCAACGCCGTCTCCTACGACATCGGCAAACTGCTCACCCTGGGCGGCTCGCCCGCCTACGAGAAGATCCCGGCCACGCGGCGCGCCTACACGGTGAGCATCTCGGGCAACCAGGAGGTACGGGCGGCCCGTACGGGTGACATGGAGTACGCCCGCGCCTTCAGCAACAGCGTCGTGCTGCCCGACGGCAAGGTGGCCGTCTTCGGGGGACAGGCCTATCCGGTGCCCTTCAGCGACGCGACCTCGGTGCTGGCCCCCGAGCTGTGGGACCCGTCGACCGGCGGCTTCACCCCGCTCGCCACCATGGCCGTCCCGCGCAACTACCACAGCGTGGCCAACCTGCTGCCGGACGGGCGGATCTTCTCCGGCGGCGGGGGCCTGTGCGGTGACTGCGCGACAAACCACGCCGACGGAGCCGTCTTCACACCGCCGTACCTGCT
This genomic interval carries:
- a CDS encoding WD40 repeat domain-containing protein, encoding MIESSEGLPCDVDELFSDPGRLVSAEPDRILGLLDRARGARARFLAEVYRASADVHRHVDAARRRQVLALDAARLGDRDAAAWLAAAEVPGETPAQWAVDWAGGSPADHRLLRSLTGHGGPVLAVATAVVDGRPVAVTGSRDKTVRVWDLAAGRPLHEPVTGRTDPVSSMTAEVISVTTAVAGRQPVAVTLNTDTSVLLFDLATGRQAGEFVRVLESTTVDGRSGVLTIGVDRTACLWDLATGRQVGAFAHVTDTAELDGRRVVLTCAADGAIHVWDVATGREVGESLEVVSAASLDGRSLALTAGADRAPRLWDLTTGHPVDDPGTAPAALEGPGAEGIPYISAVTVLNGQVVALTVDTGEETLLEEVTTGRRIGAAAHGVETAVIDGRPVALVAGADGTLRIWDLAAAHRGADGVRVVETLVPSGRQLALAVGADREARVWELITGHRDTRSHLGSSTGAADPAGAAANAVLDGRPVILTAEDDGPVRVRDAATGQPVGLPLSGHTDRVWAVTAANADGRTLAVTAGLDRTVRVWDMTTRQQEGAPLTGHTGQVWDVATAVLDGRPVAVTAGADHTVKTWDLTRTPQGGQPLPGNAGSVLAVATAVLEGRPVAVTAGADQTVRAWDLATGRQAAEALTGFEGEVSALATAVVDGRVVVVTAAPDARVHVRELVGGQYVHEPFPSHQGRVLALATAVLNGRPVAVTAGADRTVCIWDLATGRQVGEPLVGHSSRILAVATTELAGRPVAVTGSWDRTVRVWDLATGAQLGEPLTGHTDWVTSVATSMVAGQPVAVTRSRDDTVRLWDLATGRQTGSAPARHTGPGRAMAVTGVAGRTVVAVGQERTVEFWDLATGCEVGAEYVLPLPVGALAAAPGGALVLAYGPQTAVLSRRTTHPGHPARALGEENPPPLARRDPKETA
- a CDS encoding RNA ligase family protein, which produces MHAESRPWSPYPKIPAGRRLGETGGRDWVAQEKIHGANFAVVCDGTGPRPAKRRELLADGGLDDFFGVGRIWPALAVAAGRCAALLRERYGAAASAVVTVYGELAGGRYPHPDIPPVPGAEPVQTGVWYAPELLWLPFDATVATGDGLCWVSDQALRAAADAAGLHGAPLLARGTLARVGQLPVVFPTRLPALLGLPALPDNRAEGIVVKPAGESWTATPPMAKLKQPAFAEDERFAGSRPFRAPAEGAAGVPGWLLAHATGLLTPARAASAVSKLGPRTPEGEVAAEIARDAADETEEALGGLDGVTRHALEGALHAGALSLVRFDAADRRTGFAR
- a CDS encoding VOC family protein, producing MSADDRNPLALARVSTRLPAQDLDRARRFYAETLGLEPVDERPGGLLYRCAGTEFVLFKSTGASPGTFTQMALEVDDIEAAVSALKQRGVVFEEVDVPGFRTKDGIAEIEGNYPSKGARGERGAWFRDSEGNLLGMGEPVV
- a CDS encoding crotonase/enoyl-CoA hydratase family protein, with amino-acid sequence MVDEQASVRVERDGPVFTVILSRPEVRNAVDGPTAAQLADAFRRFEADEDAAVAVLWGEGGTFCAGADLKAIGTERGNQVLASGDGPMGPTRMRLGKPVIAAVAGHAVAGGLELALWCDLRVVEEDAVFGVFCRRWGVPLIDGGTVRLPRLIGESRAMDLILTGRPVAAAEAHDIGLANRVVPTGHSRQAAEALAREIAAFPQLCLRHDRLSVLEQHGLDEAEALAGEYRHGLVPLTAGETRAGAGRFASGEGRHGAFGE
- the thpR gene encoding RNA 2',3'-cyclic phosphodiesterase → MNEEIQPATVRVFIALAPPDEAKEELARELRPAYHAYPGLRWNRIEDWHITLAFLGELPVTAVPLLQPPLAALAAAHRPLELALRGSGHFDHRVLWSGIDGEVDGLHGLTAQVRSVVKDCGIAFEDRPLRPHLTLARSRRSDTSSTVEVAAALTGFTGRPWQAERLHLVGSNIGRGPGPIHYRDIQAWEFTGRR
- a CDS encoding class F sortase, coding for MRRAPAASTVRPARRRAAALAAAALATLFLAACGGQDSAAPAAPRGQAPQGGAQSGAGAGAGAGAGQVKPALARSEPQSISIPSLGLSSSLETLRQNADGTMQTPKDPGRAGWYEPGPTPGSQGPAVIAGHVTWNGAAAVFEKLKTMKAGDTIKVTRRDNKTATFTVDRVAEYPKAEFPTLEVYKNLDHAGLRLVTCGGEFDPKKHYYNSNVVVFASMTGTT
- a CDS encoding discoidin domain-containing protein, with the translated sequence MLRRSHLLIALGLGSLLVGLMPWLGVEGPAAAGRAPAPRPVPVPFDQQTAKQSPHHGIAPANAMEPTAPLLDRTGWTATASDEETTGENGRAANVLDGNDSTIWHSKWAGTPAPLPHSITIDMHRTAVVSALLYRPRADGANGRVGEYSISVSTDGQAWASPVASGTLADDAGAKTLGFAPQGARFVRLTALTEAGGRGPWTSAAEINLLGDPGTPAATVDLSRTGWTATASDEETGGENGRAANVLDGNDSTIWHSKWAGTPAPLPHSITIDMHRTTAVSALVYHPRVDGPNGRAGAYTVTTSTDGTAFAAPVAAGTWRDDDTVKTATFTRTETARFIRLTVTTEAGGRGPWTSAGEIRLSGPASPAAHGVWDRITGFPLVPVATAALPGDKLLAWSAYAVDRFGGSNGYTQTAILDLKTGKVTQRRIDNTGHDMFCPGIAMLADGRVLVTGGSNAEKASIYDPATDTWSATTSMNIARGYQAMTLLSTGEAFVLGGSWSGGAGDKAGEAWSPDTRTWRRLPGVSAVPALTADPAGPYRADNHMWLHATSGGKVLQLGPSRQMNWISTSGQGSITPAGTRADSQDAMTGNAVSYDIGKLLTLGGSPAYEKIPATRRAYTVSISGNQEVRAARTGDMEYARAFSNSVVLPDGKVAVFGGQAYPVPFSDATSVLAPELWDPSTGGFTPLATMAVPRNYHSVANLLPDGRIFSGGGGLCGDCATNHADGAVFTPPYLLNADGSPKPRPVITAGVPSRAAPGTSLTVSTQAPVASFVLMRAAAATHSTDNDQRRVPLASTATGTGAYTVSVPADTGVVLPGNYMLFALDAQGVPSIAKFVTIS